From Halodesulfovibrio aestuarii DSM 17919 = ATCC 29578, the proteins below share one genomic window:
- a CDS encoding chloride channel protein, which yields MLGPFKRVWQEYLRVYQNVTYVRMLVLGILVGIFAGLVAILFRFGLDSSQDFIQNHLAGLSAHGSNGEYRPWVIPVALVTVAFITGFLVDKFLPDSIHGVTDGTDAMIKAFHQNKGEIKPKAPIIKGITSILTIAAGGSAGQEGPVSQLGAGLGCWFSHKFGLSTKERRILMLTGAAGGLGAIFLAPLGGAMTAIEVIYKEDFESEAIVSAVTSSVVAYSLFFIAFGSKPMFEIPEFHFNDVRELLFYAILSVACALSGWFYVRTFHFLKYSVFEKIRQRLGIMWAMVAGGLIMGIYGMFYPEVLSSGHHGLEQAINGNLPVITMLVLLFGKTLATSLTLGSGLSGGMFAPALFVGGMTGGVVGFTANSFYPHIVSHPGSYVLVGMATFFAGVANAPIGPLIMVCELSKGYGLLAPLMLSGAFCVVISRKVSLYENQVENKFESPAHIVDSTVNILENLQVKEVYQRGRVTILEESITLKALTNIITGTNEFFFPVKNIAGEITGILSINDVRNILYEESLFDLVVVGDLARQSVTLQEDDDLYTALVKFVDSDLGQIPVVQEDKQNEILGLINRADVFRAYKNHLSTIHENER from the coding sequence ATGCTCGGTCCCTTTAAAAGAGTTTGGCAAGAATACCTTCGTGTATACCAAAACGTTACATATGTCCGTATGCTTGTACTTGGTATATTGGTTGGTATTTTTGCTGGTTTAGTTGCAATTTTATTCCGTTTTGGGCTCGATTCTTCTCAAGACTTTATTCAGAACCATCTCGCCGGACTTTCTGCACATGGAAGTAACGGCGAATATCGTCCGTGGGTAATTCCCGTAGCTCTGGTTACTGTCGCTTTTATTACCGGTTTCCTCGTAGACAAATTTCTTCCGGATTCCATTCACGGCGTAACAGACGGCACGGATGCCATGATCAAGGCCTTTCACCAGAACAAAGGTGAAATTAAACCCAAAGCACCTATCATAAAGGGGATTACCTCTATTCTGACCATTGCCGCAGGCGGTTCCGCAGGTCAGGAAGGGCCGGTTTCCCAGCTTGGTGCCGGTCTTGGCTGCTGGTTTTCCCACAAGTTCGGTCTTTCTACCAAAGAACGCCGCATCTTAATGCTTACAGGTGCTGCAGGCGGCCTCGGCGCAATCTTCCTTGCTCCGCTCGGTGGTGCGATGACAGCAATTGAAGTTATCTATAAAGAAGATTTTGAATCAGAAGCAATCGTTTCTGCGGTAACCTCTTCAGTAGTGGCTTATTCTCTGTTCTTTATCGCATTTGGTTCTAAACCGATGTTTGAAATTCCAGAGTTTCACTTCAATGACGTGCGTGAACTTTTATTCTACGCAATTCTTTCTGTCGCATGTGCCCTTTCAGGTTGGTTTTATGTCCGCACCTTCCATTTCCTCAAGTACTCTGTCTTTGAAAAAATCCGTCAGCGTCTTGGCATTATGTGGGCAATGGTCGCAGGTGGCCTTATCATGGGCATTTACGGCATGTTCTACCCGGAAGTACTCTCAAGCGGTCACCATGGCTTAGAGCAGGCCATTAACGGCAATTTGCCGGTAATCACCATGCTGGTATTGCTCTTTGGTAAAACGCTGGCGACATCACTCACTCTTGGCTCCGGTCTCAGCGGCGGTATGTTTGCACCTGCTCTTTTTGTAGGTGGAATGACAGGCGGTGTGGTCGGTTTTACCGCAAACAGTTTCTATCCGCATATTGTCAGCCACCCGGGAAGCTATGTGCTTGTCGGTATGGCTACCTTCTTTGCAGGAGTTGCAAACGCTCCGATCGGCCCGCTGATTATGGTATGTGAGCTTTCAAAAGGCTATGGCCTACTCGCTCCACTTATGCTTTCCGGTGCCTTCTGTGTTGTTATCAGCCGCAAAGTATCTCTCTACGAAAATCAGGTTGAGAACAAATTTGAATCTCCGGCTCACATTGTAGATTCTACTGTAAACATTCTTGAAAACTTACAGGTAAAAGAGGTCTACCAGCGTGGGCGTGTAACTATTCTCGAAGAATCTATCACACTGAAAGCACTTACGAATATCATTACTGGAACAAACGAATTCTTTTTCCCTGTCAAAAATATTGCCGGCGAAATTACAGGAATTCTGTCTATCAACGATGTTCGTAATATCCTTTACGAAGAGAGCCTGTTTGACCTCGTTGTTGTAGGTGATCTTGCCCGTCAAAGTGTAACACTGCAGGAAGATGATGATCTCTACACAGCACTTGTTAAATTTGTAGATTCCGACCTTGGCCAAATTCCTGTTGTACAGGAAGACAAACAAAACGAAATTCTCGGGCTTATTAACAGAGCAGATGTGTTTAGGGCATACAAAAATCACCTGAGCACCATTCATGAAAACGAAAGATAG
- a CDS encoding FadR/GntR family transcriptional regulator, with protein MHKTSSAHLNEQLKIYEQVVLRIQEMLHSGTLTVGDKLPPERDLATRFQVSRSSIREAIRSLQEKGIVESRRGNGTFIVNTGDIVEPLAEALTTQRIYLLQIMEFRRTIEPAMAGLAARNATPDQLKNIATIMKENTLEPPDGSPWEKDIRFHSAIAQASGNPLFVQALFNASTALEETRQAPLQTPERITQSCTMHKEIFNAIAAGDAALATKCMHVHLEQVHNLLFTTK; from the coding sequence ATGCATAAGACATCATCCGCTCACCTCAATGAGCAGCTAAAAATATACGAACAGGTTGTATTACGAATTCAGGAGATGCTACATAGCGGGACTCTTACCGTTGGAGACAAGCTCCCACCGGAACGTGATTTAGCAACGAGGTTCCAAGTTTCGCGTAGTTCCATTCGCGAAGCAATCCGCTCTCTTCAGGAAAAGGGCATTGTTGAAAGTCGACGCGGCAACGGCACTTTTATTGTCAACACAGGAGATATCGTTGAACCACTGGCAGAAGCTCTTACAACGCAGCGCATATATCTTCTGCAAATCATGGAGTTTCGTCGGACTATTGAACCTGCTATGGCAGGATTAGCGGCGCGGAATGCAACACCGGATCAACTTAAAAATATTGCAACTATAATGAAAGAGAATACACTGGAACCGCCTGATGGAAGCCCTTGGGAAAAAGACATTCGCTTTCATTCTGCCATTGCTCAGGCTTCCGGTAATCCACTTTTTGTACAGGCGTTATTTAATGCCAGCACCGCGTTGGAAGAAACACGGCAGGCGCCGCTTCAGACTCCGGAACGTATCACGCAGTCATGCACCATGCACAAAGAAATTTTCAACGCCATTGCCGCCGGTGACGCAGCTCTGGCGACCAAATGTATGCATGTACACTTGGAACAAGTACACAACCTGCTTTTTACTACAAAATAA
- a CDS encoding alpha-hydroxy-acid oxidizing protein, whose product MQEVRKEARERMKGFCRVCKECDGRACAGEVPGMGGLGTAASFKSNVEALADYKLRMRTIHDVSEPDPSTKVLGYDLSIPVFAAPIGGVSFNMGGKVSEEDYIMSKVKACDANGIVGCTGDGVPPFISEAGFDAIKAVNGKAIPFIKPWEGDEFFEKIEKAAATGCTTFGIDIDAIGLITLAKMGRPVAPRGVERLKALIERIPGQVLLKGIMTEEDALAAVEAGAAGIVVSNHGGRVLDHTPGTAHVLPAIAEAVNGEIAVLVDGGIRTGVDVLKMIALGADAVMIGRPFSIATVGGLEEGAAKYIQQLTGQLKSAMVLSGCESIADANSNMITDVLGQ is encoded by the coding sequence ATGCAAGAAGTTCGTAAAGAAGCTCGAGAACGCATGAAAGGCTTTTGCAGAGTCTGTAAAGAATGTGACGGACGCGCCTGCGCAGGCGAAGTTCCGGGAATGGGCGGTCTTGGCACCGCAGCCTCTTTTAAAAGCAATGTTGAAGCATTAGCAGACTATAAACTGCGTATGCGTACTATCCATGATGTTTCTGAACCGGATCCAAGCACAAAAGTCCTCGGATACGACCTCTCTATCCCTGTGTTTGCAGCACCAATTGGCGGCGTATCCTTCAACATGGGCGGCAAGGTCTCTGAAGAAGACTACATTATGTCCAAGGTTAAAGCATGTGATGCAAACGGCATTGTAGGCTGTACAGGAGATGGTGTTCCACCATTTATCTCTGAAGCTGGATTTGATGCTATCAAGGCGGTAAACGGTAAAGCTATTCCGTTCATCAAACCTTGGGAAGGCGACGAATTCTTCGAAAAAATTGAAAAAGCCGCAGCTACCGGCTGTACTACATTCGGCATCGATATTGACGCAATCGGCCTTATCACCCTTGCAAAGATGGGACGCCCTGTTGCCCCACGCGGTGTAGAACGTTTGAAGGCTCTTATCGAACGTATTCCGGGTCAGGTTCTTCTTAAAGGCATTATGACCGAGGAAGATGCTCTGGCAGCAGTAGAAGCAGGTGCAGCAGGCATCGTCGTATCTAACCACGGCGGCCGTGTACTCGATCATACTCCGGGTACCGCACATGTTCTTCCAGCTATTGCAGAAGCCGTTAATGGTGAAATTGCCGTACTCGTTGACGGTGGTATCCGCACCGGCGTAGATGTCCTCAAAATGATAGCACTCGGAGCAGACGCCGTTATGATCGGCCGTCCGTTCTCTATTGCGACGGTGGGCGGCCTTGAAGAAGGCGCTGCCAAATACATCCAGCAGCTCACTGGCCAGCTTAAATCAGCCATGGTTCTCTCTGGCTGTGAATCCATTGCTGATGCGAACTCTAATATGATTACAGACGTTCTCGGACAATAG
- a CDS encoding YbhB/YbcL family Raf kinase inhibitor-like protein produces MKFFSPAFAASEEIPVKYTCDGEDISPPLQWSNLPEGTKSLAMICDDPDAPNGVWDHWLIFNISPESTGLEENTPKQFDPFRGVGHGLNSWQKAYYGGPCPPSGQHRYYFKLYALDARLRIKPGAAKGAILRAMEGHVLEKVHFFGVYSRENVKK; encoded by the coding sequence GTGAAGTTTTTTAGTCCGGCTTTTGCCGCCTCAGAAGAAATTCCGGTAAAATATACCTGCGACGGCGAAGATATTTCGCCGCCTCTGCAATGGTCAAATCTTCCGGAAGGAACAAAAAGCCTTGCAATGATTTGTGATGATCCAGATGCCCCCAATGGTGTTTGGGATCACTGGCTTATTTTTAATATTAGTCCGGAATCTACCGGACTTGAGGAAAATACACCAAAGCAGTTCGACCCATTCCGAGGTGTCGGGCACGGTCTCAACAGCTGGCAAAAAGCGTATTACGGTGGCCCTTGTCCACCGTCAGGGCAGCACCGTTACTATTTTAAGCTTTATGCACTTGATGCTCGCTTGCGGATTAAGCCGGGGGCAGCCAAGGGTGCAATACTGCGCGCCATGGAAGGACATGTTCTTGAAAAAGTACATTTTTTTGGAGTGTATTCCCGAGAGAATGTGAAGAAATAA
- a CDS encoding molybdopterin biosynthesis protein, whose protein sequence is MTAAKRNVYLKTIPLTAAVAKTQAALDRNLLLRSEVVPTHESAGRVLSEAVFAEYSSPTFHSAAMDGIAVTAKETFSAREGAPLRLTKGISYVPVNTGNPLPEGRDAVIMIENVIAVDDDTVEIETPAFPWQHVRRIGEDIVATELLFPQNQQISPYDIGALLSAGIWEVRVWEKVRICIIPTGDEVLDFEKRPEPKPGQVIESNSQVLSAMARNLDCIVDRIPPVPDVPELLEKAVAAKLYEPYHLVIICAGSSAGSKDFTRATIEKLGKVVVHGVAAMPGKPSLLGVCNDKLVAGAPGYPVSAVVCFEELLTPLISWISRKPVPARPVVDAELTRKMPSKLGVEEFLRLSIGKVGDKYVATPLARGAGCITTMSRAQGVGRIPAQSEGIDQNSIVRTELLVEEKRLDEVLVTIGSHDNTLDILSDELMGLDTPMRLASSHVGSMGGILAIKNGSCHMAGAHLFDPETNDYNFPFIEKYLPDTEVTLVNLAIRHQGFIVPKGNPQHIQSIEDLANGAIRFLNRQRGAGTRILLDYHLKKADISPASVTGYDKEEFTHMAVAVNVLTGAADTGLGIYAAAKALDLAFVPLARERYDLIIPTAYMKTPQVKAVLALLQSPTFKARIEALGGYETSLTGTIMEPGIGLGE, encoded by the coding sequence ATGACTGCCGCAAAACGAAATGTATATTTAAAAACAATCCCGCTGACTGCAGCCGTGGCAAAGACGCAAGCTGCACTCGACAGAAATTTGCTTTTACGAAGCGAGGTTGTTCCTACACATGAATCTGCCGGACGTGTTTTGTCCGAAGCAGTGTTTGCAGAGTATTCCTCGCCGACATTTCATAGCGCAGCAATGGACGGTATTGCTGTAACCGCAAAAGAAACTTTTAGTGCCCGCGAAGGGGCACCATTACGCCTTACAAAAGGAATATCATACGTTCCTGTAAATACAGGCAACCCTCTTCCGGAAGGGCGCGATGCGGTTATCATGATTGAAAATGTTATCGCGGTAGATGATGACACTGTCGAAATTGAAACCCCTGCATTCCCTTGGCAGCATGTCCGCCGTATCGGTGAAGACATTGTTGCAACGGAGCTTCTATTCCCCCAGAACCAGCAAATTTCTCCATATGATATTGGTGCGTTGCTCAGTGCAGGTATCTGGGAAGTTCGTGTATGGGAAAAAGTACGTATATGCATTATCCCGACAGGCGACGAAGTTCTTGATTTTGAAAAACGTCCGGAACCAAAACCGGGACAGGTCATTGAAAGCAACTCGCAGGTGCTTAGTGCAATGGCACGTAACCTTGATTGTATTGTTGACCGCATTCCGCCTGTACCTGATGTTCCTGAGCTGCTGGAAAAAGCTGTTGCTGCGAAACTTTATGAACCATATCACCTGGTCATTATTTGTGCCGGTTCCTCCGCAGGCTCCAAAGATTTCACTCGTGCTACCATCGAAAAACTGGGCAAGGTGGTTGTTCATGGTGTAGCCGCGATGCCGGGTAAGCCATCCTTGCTTGGTGTTTGCAACGATAAGCTTGTAGCAGGAGCTCCGGGGTACCCTGTAAGCGCGGTTGTATGCTTCGAAGAGCTGCTTACGCCGTTGATTTCGTGGATTAGCCGTAAACCTGTACCTGCTCGTCCTGTAGTAGATGCAGAACTCACACGGAAGATGCCATCCAAGCTTGGTGTTGAAGAATTTTTACGTCTTTCCATCGGTAAAGTCGGCGATAAATATGTTGCAACTCCACTGGCTCGTGGTGCTGGATGTATTACCACCATGTCCCGTGCTCAGGGCGTAGGGCGTATTCCCGCTCAATCAGAAGGTATCGATCAGAATTCGATTGTTCGTACAGAGTTGCTTGTGGAAGAGAAGCGCCTTGATGAAGTACTTGTTACCATTGGAAGTCACGACAATACACTCGACATTTTGTCTGATGAACTTATGGGGCTCGATACACCAATGCGTCTTGCTTCCAGCCATGTCGGTTCAATGGGCGGCATTCTTGCCATTAAAAATGGCTCCTGTCATATGGCGGGTGCACATCTGTTTGATCCGGAAACCAACGATTACAATTTTCCGTTCATTGAAAAATATCTTCCGGATACTGAGGTCACACTTGTAAACCTTGCAATCCGTCATCAGGGTTTTATCGTTCCTAAGGGGAACCCGCAGCATATTCAATCTATCGAAGATCTTGCCAATGGTGCTATTCGTTTTCTTAACAGACAGCGTGGTGCCGGAACACGAATCCTTCTTGATTATCATTTGAAAAAAGCTGATATTTCTCCTGCGTCCGTGACAGGATATGATAAGGAAGAGTTTACGCACATGGCAGTTGCAGTGAACGTGCTTACGGGGGCCGCTGATACCGGACTCGGAATCTATGCCGCAGCAAAAGCGCTTGATCTTGCTTTTGTGCCGCTTGCGCGTGAACGGTATGATCTTATTATTCCGACAGCCTACATGAAAACACCACAGGTGAAGGCTGTTTTAGCGCTGCTGCAATCCCCAACGTTTAAAGCACGTATTGAAGCTCTTGGCGGGTACGAGACGTCTTTGACAGGAACCATTATGGAGCCGGGAATCGGCCTTGGAGAGTAG
- a CDS encoding universal stress protein, whose product MEIKKILLPVDGSEYSSNAAEEAISLAKKFDAEIILLYCSETFQTLKQFKDFSVESIEYANKILAPVREMLKKAGARYIERVIDNSPSEEIPRVAKKENVDLIIMAPRGTNPLASILLGSVTTRVLKQLPCNVLVVHKKS is encoded by the coding sequence ATGGAAATAAAAAAAATATTGTTGCCGGTGGATGGCTCGGAATATTCAAGCAACGCTGCTGAAGAAGCTATTAGTCTAGCGAAGAAATTTGACGCAGAAATTATACTACTCTATTGCAGCGAAACATTTCAAACCCTTAAGCAGTTTAAAGATTTTTCTGTGGAATCCATTGAGTACGCCAACAAAATTCTGGCCCCCGTACGGGAGATGCTGAAAAAGGCAGGAGCCAGATATATTGAACGTGTTATTGATAACTCTCCTAGTGAAGAGATTCCAAGAGTAGCAAAAAAAGAGAATGTAGATTTAATTATCATGGCCCCACGCGGCACCAATCCCCTTGCCTCTATCTTACTCGGCAGTGTGACAACGCGTGTTCTTAAGCAATTACCATGCAATGTGCTTGTAGTTCACAAAAAGTCATAG
- a CDS encoding Na/Pi symporter produces MSDMTYSPEATQVASSVTDSEQFSLKAAGRWIAIAALVYCMLLAVGMIGAGFKTATAGEAKSLFAFASNPFLGLLIGTVCTALIQSSSTVTSIIVGLVAGGLPVSLAIPMVMGANIGTTITNTIVSAGHMRCSIEFKRAFSAATVHDFFNLIAVLIFLPLEICTGFLEKTSLAIASMFAGGSSMSIKGINFIKPITKPVIGALKDMLSTFSPEVQGVILALLGVGLIFCAITVMGKLLKKLMVGRAKNMLHTAIGRGPIAGITSGMLVTMLVQSSSTTTSLMIPLVGSGIFTMRQIYPFTLGSNIGTCITALLAATAIVGGNSLFALQIAFVHLLFNIAGVLVIFGLPFMREIPPRCAEWLADYAGRKKRYAACYVLGVFFLLPATFIMLAQ; encoded by the coding sequence ATGTCTGACATGACTTATTCTCCGGAAGCGACGCAGGTCGCGTCCTCTGTGACTGACTCTGAACAATTTAGCCTCAAGGCTGCTGGTCGCTGGATTGCTATTGCCGCCCTGGTTTACTGCATGTTGCTTGCAGTCGGCATGATTGGTGCGGGATTCAAAACTGCTACGGCAGGAGAGGCAAAGTCACTATTTGCCTTTGCGTCCAACCCGTTTCTCGGACTTCTTATTGGTACTGTCTGTACCGCCCTCATTCAGTCTTCAAGTACCGTTACTTCTATTATTGTTGGCCTTGTTGCCGGTGGCTTACCTGTCTCACTGGCTATTCCAATGGTAATGGGGGCAAACATCGGTACGACTATTACAAATACAATTGTCAGCGCAGGTCACATGCGGTGCAGTATAGAATTTAAACGTGCCTTTTCTGCTGCAACAGTACATGACTTTTTTAACCTGATAGCAGTGCTAATCTTTTTGCCTCTCGAAATTTGTACCGGCTTTTTAGAAAAGACCAGTTTAGCCATTGCCTCAATGTTTGCGGGCGGGAGCTCAATGAGTATAAAGGGCATAAACTTTATTAAGCCGATCACTAAACCGGTTATCGGTGCTCTTAAAGACATGCTTAGTACATTTTCTCCAGAAGTTCAGGGCGTAATCCTTGCACTTCTTGGTGTCGGCCTTATTTTTTGTGCAATTACTGTGATGGGCAAGTTGCTTAAGAAACTCATGGTGGGGCGTGCGAAAAACATGTTGCATACTGCGATTGGTCGTGGCCCGATTGCGGGCATTACTTCCGGTATGCTCGTTACTATGCTCGTTCAGTCTTCTTCCACAACTACCAGCCTTATGATTCCGCTTGTGGGCTCCGGTATCTTCACCATGCGGCAAATTTACCCGTTCACTCTGGGAAGTAACATCGGTACCTGTATAACCGCTCTGCTTGCTGCAACCGCCATTGTTGGTGGGAACAGTCTGTTTGCCTTACAGATTGCTTTTGTACATTTGCTTTTTAATATTGCTGGAGTACTGGTTATTTTTGGTCTTCCATTTATGCGTGAAATCCCGCCTCGTTGTGCGGAATGGCTTGCTGATTATGCAGGTCGTAAAAAGCGCTATGCTGCATGTTATGTTCTGGGTGTATTTTTCTTACTTCCGGCTACATTTATTATGCTTGCACAGTAA
- a CDS encoding nitroreductase family protein — protein sequence MLNFKIDTEKCIQCGLCVNDCPTSIIHFDNDIPSIEFSREDRCLRCMHCLAICPTGAISIFNVQPEDCMQIKGNLPSDDQLETLMRGRRSVRRFKQENVDKELIDRLLALSANAPTAKNAMQLQFSVVDDISIMQKISDHTYRHIAAATREHRIPKDMAHFRALSKAHEEGKDIIFRNAPHMLVVSSPTTGSSPMFDIAIALTHFDLAATNTGLGSLWCGFAIQALSRFVPDFKKLLGVPENHNAMYPVLFGYPDVKYQRTVDRNFQKIHRVTM from the coding sequence ATGCTTAATTTTAAAATTGATACCGAAAAATGTATTCAGTGCGGTCTGTGTGTTAATGACTGCCCGACATCAATTATCCATTTTGATAATGATATTCCTTCAATTGAATTTTCCCGCGAAGATCGATGCCTCCGATGTATGCATTGCCTTGCAATATGCCCTACCGGCGCTATCTCTATATTTAATGTTCAGCCAGAAGACTGTATGCAAATAAAAGGCAATCTGCCATCAGATGATCAGCTGGAAACACTTATGCGCGGACGTCGATCTGTTCGTCGTTTTAAACAGGAAAACGTCGACAAAGAGCTTATCGACAGACTTCTTGCTCTTTCCGCAAATGCACCAACAGCAAAAAACGCCATGCAGCTGCAATTTTCTGTTGTTGATGACATAAGCATAATGCAAAAAATTTCTGACCATACATACAGACATATTGCCGCTGCAACGCGTGAACACCGAATTCCTAAAGACATGGCTCATTTTAGAGCTCTCAGTAAAGCCCATGAAGAAGGCAAGGACATCATATTTAGAAACGCACCGCACATGCTCGTTGTATCTTCGCCAACAACCGGCTCTTCTCCCATGTTTGATATTGCCATTGCCCTCACACACTTCGACCTAGCGGCTACAAACACAGGACTCGGCAGTCTCTGGTGCGGCTTCGCGATACAGGCCCTTAGCCGTTTTGTCCCTGATTTTAAAAAGCTACTGGGGGTTCCAGAAAACCATAATGCAATGTATCCCGTCTTGTTCGGATATCCAGACGTCAAATATCAACGCACTGTTGATCGTAACTTTCAAAAAATTCATCGTGTGACCATGTAG